Proteins encoded together in one Mobula hypostoma chromosome 9, sMobHyp1.1, whole genome shotgun sequence window:
- the tmem130 gene encoding transmembrane protein 130 produces MNVVSLVFLLNAAVPAGGSSLYSLVLSNDSPITTGAEGLVEARLINRAGTQLSPRSLAFHWDLRRPLSVVRRSEGALNSTLVVRSRAPGFYRLRAWVSRAECRRCPSLARGATVLHVTDSVMGTVSLTQTNRSVTSLTNGYELATNTRTKISFILYDPSGYFNTASFHYRWHFGDGERAVTNDSNVFHVYSKAGVYQAHVDVFASLSRSRRKTGIFGATLSLLDSIKAIEIERADDKRASDVHDFQLHVNGSPPLQICWLLSQDCAPVVVRKCRPVRLEHSRNYNLSYSTASPGPYSLSVRAENSVSSFQTCYRVTSWQSGVDHVWFIVLSVTLFTVVLLVTLSTMVRNHRPRKDFVEVADFDFCPSEGKLAQERRAWLGKTSSPCYGSGLSQSHGTGETHALLRYSGSLLQGYRTWERWSAAPGTGRSPSTSNAHSHSTSGNMG; encoded by the exons ATGAACGTTGTCTCTCTCGTGTTCCTGTTGAACGCCGCAGTGCCGGCAG GAGGTTCTTCGCTCTATTCCTTGGTTCTGAGCAACGACAGTCCCATCACCACAGGCGCAGAGGGTTTGGTGGAGGCCCGGCTGATAAACAGGGCTGGGACGCAACTTTCTCCCCGTTCTCTCGCCTTCCACTGGGACCTGCGGAGACCGCTCTCCGTCGTGCGCCGCTCGGAGGGAGCGCTGAACAGCACCCTGGTCGTCCGCAGCCGGGCTCCGGGGTTCTACAGACTCCGCGCCTGGGTGAGCCGAGCGGAGTGCCGGAGGTGTCCTTCGCTCGCACGCGGGGCCACAGTTCTGCATGTGACGG ACTCTGTAATGGGAACTGTTTCATTGACACAAACGAACAGAAGTGTCACTTCTTTGACCAATGGGTATGAACTGGCCACAAACACACGAACAAAAATCTCATTCATCCTCTACGACCCCAGCGGATACTTCAACACCGCGTCGTTCCACTACCGTTGGCACTTTGGAGATGG GGAGAGAGCTGTCACAAATGATTCAAATGTATTCCACGTCTACTCAAAGGCAGGCGTTTACCAAGCTCATGTTGACGTCTTTGCGTCCCTCAGCCGCTCCCGGAGGAAGACTGGCATCTTCGGTGCCACACTGAGCCTTCTAG ATTCAATCAAGGCAATTGAGATCGAGCGCGCAGATGACAAGCGTGCAAGTGACGTCCACGATTTCCAGCTGCATGTTAATGGCAG CCCGCCACTGCAGATCTGCTGGCTGCTGTCCCAGGACTGCGCCCCCGTCGTCGTCCGCAAGTGTCGGCCAGTCCGCCTGGAGCACTCGCGCAACTACAACCTGAGCTACAGCACGGCTTCTCCAGGACCGTACTCCTTAAGCGTGCGGGCTGAGAACAGCGTGAGCTCCTTCCAGACCTGCTACAGGGTGACCTCGTGGCAAAGTG GTGTTGACCATGTGTGGTTCATTGTTCTCAGTGTGACCCTGTTCACTGTGGTTCTGCTTGTCACCCTGTCCACCATGGTGAGGAACCACAGGCCCCGGAAGGACTTCGTTGAG GTAGCGGATTTTGACTTCTGTCCGAGCGAAGGGAAGCTGGCGCAAGAGAGGCGAGCTTGGTTGGGGAAGACCTCTTCCCCCTGCTACGGATCAGGTCTATCACAGAGCCATGGCACCGGTGAGACTCACGCCCTGCTGAGGTACAGCGGGAGCCTGCTGCAGGGTTACCGCACCTGGGAGCGCTGGTCCGCTGCGCCCGGGACTGGCCGCTCCCCCAGCACCAGCAATGCTCATTCGCACAGCACTTCTGGGAACATGGGGTGA